One stretch of Tribolium castaneum strain GA2 chromosome 5, icTriCast1.1, whole genome shotgun sequence DNA includes these proteins:
- the LOC661463 gene encoding phospholipid-transporting ATPase ABCA1 isoform X3: MKRNTGFITDYESQTYEAFSPKPGTLCSGYDNETEISVAFSPTSPLLKDILKNVCPNVRDIKAYQTSNKLNEAVKNKKFAFALQMDDKLSGARNINDLPDVINISLRLPSEDHKSHQKAEWYTNLLYPLLLIGSRDFDDKYAGPPSYENRGFLYLQKHVILGFLNKTANATPNLDIEMKRFPYPEWTQNTLNTKQTQLFSAMMMVLMFMTNVNNAVTEVATEKEAQLKEYMKIMGLSAWLHWLSWFLRYVLVLVVVIIAAIVIFKVQIALRPVFIYTDGTVLFVLFLIFGCSLITYSFLMSTIFPKAILATIVATVIYTAAVLAAFSLVNKNDILPQNTKIAMSFFSPMAMFFALVIVFQFEATGEGSQWSNMSESTLVGDLPLGTILLIMVLDTIIYMIITIYLEAVLPSEFGVAKPWYFLFTPNFWCTKPQEQREQPTQAKGDQFEEFTENLPVGIRIKNLSKTFGHNTVVKNLDLEMYEGHITVLLGHNGAGKTTTMSMICGIIPPTSGTAVVNGHDVRTNAQKVRESMGLCLQHNVLFDNLSVEEHVVLFCKLKGMNDGKKIKDEVNSYLKILEIEDKRKTYSKRLSGGMKRKLSVAIAFCGQSKVVILDEPTAGMDPSARRTVWELLQKQKKGRTILLTTHYMDEADLLGDRIAIMTVGELQCCGSSFFLKKKYGSGYSLILEITPKCHPEYVTDMLRKHIPYLKIHARMGSELTYILPDKDSRKFEALLFDLERQKSSLGVLNFGIQQASLEEIFLKVGAEHDKEIAEMFNKNQSQGSVSTKEEPINLTGCSLLRNQIMAMLLKKKLSLFRSWILFLFQIILPLIIVAGYTLMSISEGNESSYPSLKITLSSYNNTVTLLEKNGADDLLPDTYVKALKDHTVKTVDNITKEILDVAKNLTAVKNHYIVAASFNDTAATAWFNGDPYHAVPLSLSLVLSTMYKARLGEKKSVTFFNHPLPPSNDAQLVASEKNKMSSAAEMGVMLGVGIAVCTYVMFYIRERVCKCKHLQMISGVNVFVFWSTAFFCDLLACLSTTIFLLILLIESPLSSLQTAEIGLVVLLFVGYFCFVLPFIYLISYCFKVPAMGCTILVSLCMYMAIIPYMAMMMAKAYGASKSTLSTMYRTFVIVPFYTIGRGISDVTYISSVRKLCLKNNETIEQACARSTICCETDYYSLEAPGIGLIVAVSFIMCLVLFTIIFLIEFGFFSCLFGKIVHFTKRPNKTVILESDVQDENTKIKNSPENELKNNYSVILRDLTKYYGANFLAVNGLCLGIKPYECFGLLGVNGAGKTTTFQMMTGDSRITYGNAWVHGWSIKTHPKQVQKFVGYCPQFDALLDDLTVRETLLMFGLIRGIPLSQCLGLAEGLARDFDFLKHVNKKVKQLSGGNKRKLSTALALIGDPPVIFLDEPSAGMDPATKRFLWNGLARLRDSGKCIILTSHSMEECEALCTRIAIMVNGTFQCLGSTQRLKSKFAQGFSLSIKIKRYDDKAPIDEQVKNIDNFVQKYFPGSELKERYQELVTYHLVNEKMSLSQMFGLIEGSRRQLSIEDYSLGQCSLEQVFLSFAKEQKEQ, translated from the exons ATGAA GCGTAACACTGGATTTATTACTGACTACGAGTCACAAACTTACGAAGCATTTAGTCCAAAACCGGGGACTCTTTGCTCCGGCTACGACAACGAAACAGAAAT CTCTGTGGCATTTTCGCCAACAAGCCCGTTACTGAAGGATATCCTGAAAAATGTGTGCCCCAATGTTAGGGACATCAAAGCTTACCAAACTTCCAATAAACTGAACGAAGCAgttaagaacaaaaaattcgCTTTCGCGTTACAAATGGACGATAAATTATCAGGCGCACGTAATATCAACGATCTTCCTGACGTTATAAATATTTCCTTGCG ACTGCCATCAGAAGATCACAAATCTCACCAAAAAGCCGAATGGTACACGAATTTGTTGTACCCTCTATTGCTCATCGGTTCTAGGGATTTTGACGATAAATACGCTGGGCCACCAA gTTACGAGAACAGGGGATTCCTGTATTTGCAAAAACACGTAATCTTGGGTTTTTTGAACAAGACGGCAAACGCTACACCTAATCTTGACATAGAAATGAAACGATTCCCGTATCCAGAATGGACGCAGAACACACTAAATACGAAACAGACGCAGTTGTTTTCAGCAATGATGATGGTTTTGATGTTTATGACCAACGTGAATAATGCGGTCACTGAAGTTGCCACAGAGAAAGAAGCACAGCTCAAA GAATATATGAAAATTATGGGCCTTTCTGCTTGGTTGCATTGGCTCTCGTGGTTCCTTCGTTATGTTCTAGTGCTAGTCGTCGTAATTATTGCAGCGATTGTGATTTTTAAAGTACAAATTGCCTTAAGGCCGGTGTTTATATACACAGATGGTACAGTTTTATTCGttctttttctaatttttggaTGTAGCCTTATCACGTACTCCTTTCTGATGAGTACCATTTTCCCAAAAG CAATTCTTGCCACGATTGTTGCAACGGTCATATACACGGCGGCAGTTTTGGCGGCATTTTCTTTGGTGAACAAGAACGATATTTTACcacaaaacaccaaaatcgCAATGAGTTTTTTTTCCCCAATGGCCATGTTTTTTGCGTTAGTAATTGTGTTTCAGTTTGAAGCAACTGGAGAAG GGAGCCAGTGGAGTAATATGTCTGAAAGCACGTTGGTGGGTGATTTGCCACTGGGTACGATTTTACTAATCATGGTACTTGACACAATTATTTATATGATCATCACTATTTACTTGGAGGCAGTACTGCCAAGCGAATTTGGCGTGGCTAAACCCTGGTACTTCCTTTTCACACCGAACTTTTGGTGTACGAAACCTCAGGAacaaa GAGAGCAGCCGACTCAGGCAAAAGGCGATCAGTTTGAGGAGTTTACCGAAAACCTTCCAGTTGGAATACGAATCAAAAATCTTTCGAAAACTTTCGGGCACAACACCGTGGTCAAAAACCTAGATTTGGAAATGTACGAAGGACATATAACAGTGCTGTTGGGTCATAACGGTGCTGGTAAAACCACCACCATGTCCATGATTTGTGGCATAATTCCGCCCACTAGTGGCACAGCCGTTGTAAACGGTCATGATGTGAGAACCAACGCGCAAAAAGTCCGCGAAAGCATGGGACTGTGTCTCCAACACAACGTTTTGTTTGATAATTTAAGTGTCGAGGAACATGTTGTTCTTTTTTGTAAACTGAAAGGGATGAATGATGGGAAAAAAATCAAGGATGAGGTGAATAGCTACTTGAAAATCTTGGAAATTGAAGATAAG AGAAAAACGTACTCCAAACGATTATCTGGAGGTATGAAGCGAAAATTAAGCGTAGCGATAGCATTTTGTGGGCAATCAAAGGTGGTGATACTCGATGAACCAACCGCAGGCATGGATCCTTCTGCCAGAAGGACAGTTTGGGAGTTGCTTCAGAAACAGAAAAAAG GACGGACAATTTTACTGACAACGCACTACATGGACGAAGCTGATTTATTGGGTGATCGAATTGCCATAATGACAGTTGGTGAATTACAATGTTGCGGATctagttttttcttaaaaaagaaatacgGCTCTGGTTATTCGCTAATTTTGGAGATTACACCAAAATGTCACCCGGAATATGTTACGGATATGCTGAGAAAACACATACCATACTTAAAAATCCATGCTCGTATGGGCTCCGAGCTCACGTACATATTGCCTGATAAGGATTCGCGAAAATTTGAAGCATTGTTGTTCGACTTGGAACGCCAGAAGTCCTCCCTGGGCGTGCTGAATTTTGGGATCCAGCAGGCGTCTTTGGAGGAAATCTTTTTAAA AGTTGGTGCCGAGCATGATAAAGAAATTGCAGAAATGTTCAACAAAAATCAATCACAGGGTTCAG TCAGCACGAAGGAAGAGCCAATCAACCTAACCGGTTGCAGTTTGCTGCGAAACCAAATTATGGCAATGCTCCTGAAGAAAAAGTTATCGCTTTTTCGGTCATGGATCCTATTTTTGTTCCAAATAATCCTGCCCCTAATAATAGTAGCAGGCTACACATTAATGTCCATAAGTGAGGGAAATGAAAGCTCGTACCCCTCTCTGAAAATAACGCTAAGTTCCTACAACAATACAGTAACCCTTCTTGAAAAGAACGGTGCCGATGACTTGCTGCCTGACACCTACGTGAAAGCGCTCAAGGACCACACGGTGAAAACCGTGGATAATATCACTAAAGAAATCCTCGACGTG GCAAAAAACTTGACGGCTGTAAAGAACCACTACATCGTCGCTGCATCTTTCAACGACACGGCAGCAACAGCTTGGTTCAACGGTGACCCTTACCATGCAGTTCCACTCTCACTAAGCCTTGTTTTAAGCACAATGTACAAGGCAAGGCTTGGCGAGAAAAAATCTGTTACGTTTTTCAACCATCCCCTACCTCCCTCCAATGACGCGCAG CTAGTAGCTTCAGAAAAGAACAAAATGTCCTCGGCGGCTGAAATGGGCGTCATGTTGGGCGTGGGCATAGCTGTGTGCACTTACGTGATGTTTTACATTCGTGAGCGGGTCTGCAAATGCAAACATTTGCAGATGATTTCAGGAGTGAACGTTTTCGTTTTCTGGAGCACTGCTTTCTTTTGTGACCTATTAGCCTGTCTCTCGACTACTATTTTCCTCCTGATCCTCCTAATAGAGTCACCCTTGAGTAGCTTACAAACGGCAGAAATAG GTCttgttgttttgttatttgtgGGCTacttttgctttgttttaCCCTTTATTTACTTGATATCGTACTGCTTTAAAGTACCAGCTATGGGATGCACCATACTGGTGTCACTCTGTATGTATATGg CAATAATTCCATATATGGCGATGATGATGGCAAAAGCTTACGGTGCGTCAAAATCTACGCTTTCCACCATGTACCGGACTTTTGTAATTGTTCCCTTTTATACCATTGGTAGAGGGATTTCTGATGTGACTTACATCAGCTCGGTGAGAAAgctttgcttaaaaaataatgaaaccatAGAGCAAGCTTGCGCCCGCAGTACGATTTGTTGCG AGACGGACTACTATTCGTTAGAAGCCCCCGGAATCGGGCTAATTGTAGCCGTATCATTCATCATGTGTCTTGTCCTCTtcacgataatttttttaatcgaatTTGGTTTCTTCAGCTGTCTGTTCGGCAAAATCGTACACTTTACCAAGCGTCCGAATAAAACTGTAATATTGGAAAGTGATGTGCAAGACGAGaatacaaaaatcaaaaactccCCAGAGAACgagttgaaaaataattactcgGTGATCCTTCGCGATCTCACCAAATATTACGGAGCAAATTTTCTCGCAGTGAACGGCCTCTGCCTGGGCATAAAGCCGTACGAGTGCTTCGGCCTGTTGGGGGTGAACGGTGCCGGCAAAACCACCACTTTCCAAATGATGACCGGCGATTCAAGAATCACTTATGGCAATGCTTGGGTGCACGGCTGGAGCATCAAAACCCACCCAAAGCAGGTGCAAAAGTTTGTCGGTTATTGCCCGCAATTTGACGCCTTACTCGACGACCTCACCGTCAGGGAAACCCTGCTGATGTTCGGCCTCATCAGAGGGATACCTCTCAGCCAGTGTCTCGGCCTGGCTGAGGGCCTGGCCCGTGATTTCGATTTTCTCAAGCATGTTAATAAAAAGGTGAAGCAGCTGAGTGGCGGCAACAAGAGAAAATTGAGCACCGCGCTGGCCTTGATCGGAGACCCTCCGGTGATTTTTCTGGATGAGCCCAGCGCTGGGATGGATCCAGCGACAAAGCGGTTCCTCTGGAACGGCCTTGCGAGGTTGAGAGACAGTGGAaagtgcattattttgacgtcGCACAGTATGGAAGAGTGCGAGGCTTTGTGCACTAGAATTGCCATTATGGTTAATGGCACTTTCCAGTGTCTTGGATCGACCCAGCGGTTGAAAAGTAAATTTGCTCAAGGGTTCTCGCTTTCGATAAAAATCAAGAGATACGATGATAAAGCGCCCATTGATGAGCAGGTTAAAAATATCGATAACTTCGTTCAGAAATATTTTCCGGGATCGGAACTCAAGGAAAGGTATCAGGAGCTAGTGACTTATCACTTggttaatgaaaaaatgtcgCTGTCGCAAATGTTTGGACTTATTGAAGGGTCGAGACGACAGCTTAGCATCGAAGATTACTCTCTGGGGCAGTGCAGTCTGGAACAG gtGTTTTTAAGCTTCGCCAAAGAACAAAAGGAGCAGTGA